Sequence from the Actinocatenispora sera genome:
CGGTGTGGCCGACACGGTCTGTAGGCCGTGTGGGGCGGCGACGGTCAGTTCGACCAGGCGGCGGTCGTGGTGGGTGACGATGACTCGGTCAACGCGGTGCGTCTGACTGTGCTTGGCGCCGGGGGCGGCGTTGCGGATACGGTCACCAATCTTGATCTTGTCGATCGCCACGGCGCTACCGTCCGCGCGCACGACCTTAGTGCCGGTCGGAAAGCTGTGACTGTGACAGGCACCCGATCTACCACGGCCATCCCGCGGCGCCATGGCGCTTGATTTGCCACCGCGTGAATCGCCGCCGCGGGACTTGCCGCCGCGTCCTCTGCCACCTTCGTCCGCGCCTCCGCTAGCGCCGCCACCATCTACACCAGCCCCGGCTTCCCCGGCGCGTTGGGTGGCCTTGAAGTTGGCGATGTCGTCTTCTGAGGCGTAACTGCCGTGCTTGTTGACGAACTCGATCTCGTTGAGCCTCAGATGCATGCCCTGCATAAACGAGCCCGGGCCGTTCCCGCAGGTCATCACTTTCGAGGCCATCTCGGTGGCGCAAGTATCGATGGCCATCTGCAGCAGATCAGCCTCGGTCATCACCCCGTTCGGGTGGTGATACAGCCACAGCTGCATCCGCCGGTTGATGCCCCAGGCGAGCCATTCGGCATCCACGGTGTTGGGCACATCCAACGTCCCGCCGAGCGTGCTCGACCCGTCACCATTCCGCTGGACGGTGATCGATGTGTTGCCGACCGTGGTATTCCCCCAGTCTGGGTCGACCTCAGTCCTCCGGCATTTCTTGCCGCAGTAGCCGCCGTTATGGAGTGCGGCGGCTCGCGTACCGGACGGGTCGGTGTTGCTGACGGGTGAGTCGTTGGCGTAGGCGTAGCCGTTGGCCTGCTGTGCATCGGTCACGTCGACGATCGGGTCGGGGCTGATGAACCGTCCCAGGTCCGGGTCATACTCGCGGGCTCCCAGGTGCACCAGCCCGGTGGCGGGGTCGTCGACACCGGCGATGAAGCCGTGGGTGCCCGGCCACGTACCGCCGCCGTCGCCGCGGGGCTGCCCGAACGGGGTGTAGTAGCGGCGAGTGATGTTCCCGCTGGCGTCGATGGACTCCACGGCTGTGTTCTGCGCGTCGGTGGCCAGCAGTTGCACTCCGCTGGCGGTGCGCTGGGCGATCTGTCGTCCGGCGAAGCTGTAGTAGCGGGTGCCGGTGACGGCGCTGGTCGCGTAGTCCAAGCGCAGTTCCATGCCGGGTAGGTAGAGGGTGGCGTCGGTGGCGGTGTGCTGGACCAGGCGGTTGCCGTCGGTGTCGTAGACGTAGTTGGTCGAGTCGCCCGAGGATTGGCTGGTCGCGGTCGACAGCCGCCCGTCGATCGTCCAGTCGAGGGTTTGGGTGTTGCTGCCGATGGTGCGGGAGGTGGTGTTGCCGTCCGCATCGTAGGTGTAGCTGGTCGACTCGGTCAGCGCGCCCGAGGTGGTCGAGGTGGACTGCAGCGCGTGCGGCTGGGGCGAGTCGGGGTTGTAGGTGTAGGTGGTGGTGCTGTCGGTGTCGCCGGTGCCGGTGGCGTGGTCGACCAGCTGCGTGCGGTCCCCGGTGGTGTTGTAGCTGTAGGTGTGCCAGTAGGGTGCCACCCCGCCGACCGCGTCGCTGCTGGGTGTCGCGTCGCAGGTCGCGGTGTTCTGCGTCCATGCCTGGGTGAGGCGGCGCAGGTGGTCGTAGGAGAAGCATTGGGTGTCGGTGCCGTATTTGGACACGTCGGCGATGGAGGTGATGTCGCCGGCGTCGTTGTAGCCGTACTTCGCGTCGCGCGGTACACCGGGGATGTCTTGGACGTCGACCCGTGCTTCGGCCAGCCGGCGGGTGCCGTACTCGTACGAGTAGGTCTCCCCCACCTGTTTGCCGCCGGCTGACAGGACCAGCTGATCCAGTTGGTTGGTCGGAGAGTAGTGGGTGGCGGTGACGTAGGTGGACAGGCCCTTGGAGGTGATGGGCCGGGCGAGGTCGTCGTAGCCGTAGACGATCGCCTCGGCCGGCAGGTCACCGGCGGCCGGCGACCCGGTCGAGCGGACGGTGCTGTCCAGGTTGTAGGTGGTGTTGAACTGGTAGCTGCCGGCCAGTGCGCCTTCTGATTCCGGGATCGTGATGGTCTGCCGCAGCGGCTGGTAGAGGTTGTCGTAGGCGTTGACCTTTGTGGTGTAGGCGTCGCCGTTGGAGTAGCGGGTCGAGCTGGACAGGGTGCCCTTGGCGAGGGTGTCGTAGGTCCAGGTGGCGATCAGGTCACCGGTCGCCGAGCCGGAGTGTTCGGCGGTCTTGCGGTCCAGCCCGTCGTAGCTGTAGACGATCTTCTTGCCGCGGGCGTCGGTGGTGGAGACCAGCTGGTCCAGGTCGTTGTAGCTGTAGCTGGTCTTGCCGGAGTCAGGATCGTTTTGCTCGATCTCGCGGCCGCGCAGGTCGTAGCTGTGGCTCAACACCGACCCGGACGGGTCGGTGACCGTCGCGAGCTTTCCCGCCGCCGTGTAGGTGTAGGTGGTCGACTGGTAGGTGCCGGTGGGATCGGCGCCCAGGTAGGTGCGGATCTCGGTCTGCTGGCCGTGGGCGTTGCTGATGGTCGTGGTCGGGGTGCCGCCGGCCGGTGGGGTGACCGACACGCTGTTGCCGGTGTAGGAGTAGCTGGTGCGCCACTTCTCGGTCGCGGTGTCGGTGCCGGAACTACCGACCAGCCACCGCTCCGCCGTGAGCCGGCCGGCGCCGTCGTAGGTGTTGGCGTGTTGGGTTTCGACGTTGCCGACCTGGTCGACACCGAACAGCACGGTCGAGGGCGCTCCGGTGCTGTAGTAAGGGTCGTAGGTCTTGGACACCTTGCCGGTCGAGTTGTAGAAGGTGTCGGCGATCAGGCGTCCGCCGTCGGCGCCCACCTGCTGCGTCTGGCGTTCGCGCATCCACCCGTCGTAGAGCGTGTACGACCACGGGGTCTGCCCGCCGGCCGGAGTGATGTGCCGTGAGCCGACCGCGACGATGTCGCCCTCGGCGAAGCGGTAAGAATACTCGTAGTTCGGGCTGTTGGCGCCCATCCGGGTGTTGGGCAGCCACACCTTCAGCAGGCGCCCCAGCGCGTCATAGACCAGGTCGGTCTTCTTGCCGTTCTGATCGATCTGCTCGGTGGCCTGCCCGATCGTGGGATCGATCGTCGAGGTGATCGACTGCTCGGTCGAGGCGTCCCCGGCGACCGCGGGCGGGCTGGTCGTGATGATCTTCGTGGTCAGGCCGTGGGTTTCGGTGTAGGAGGTGGTCTCGGTGCGTCCGGCCACGTCGGTGCTGGAGATCTGCCGCCCGTATGCGTCGTAGGTGTCGGTGCCGGCCGATACATAGGTCGGTGTGCTGTCCGTGTAGGAGGCGATCTTCTCGGTCTTGGTCACCTCGCCGGTGGTGGGAGCCGCGTCCAACGTGTGGCCGTCGTAGTAGGTGCGCAGGTCGGAGAGCACGTCGTCCGGGCGGCTGGGCGTGGCGTCACAGGCGACCGCCACGGTCTCCACCCGCTTCGGGTAGGTCAGCATCCACGCCGTGGTGTTCTGCGCGTAGTCGATGCGGGTGCAGCGGTTGTCCGCGGCGGTGGAGGTGTCGCCGTAGTCGGTGGTCTGGGTGACCGCGCCGGTGGTCGTGTCGTGCGTCTCGTCGGTCTGGGTGTGCTGCCAGGTCCCGTCGGCCAGCGCGGTCCAGGACTCCGCCCCGGACGAGCCGGTCAGCTGAGCGGTCAGCGTGCCCCACGAGTAGGTGTGCGACGCGGTCGCGTGCGACCAGGGCTTGGTCACGGTCTTGCTGAGCACCGCGCCGCCGACACCGTCATGCTGGACGAGCTTGTACTGCAGCCCGGAGTAGGCGTCGTGATCGGTGAACGTGTCGCCTTCCCCGTCGTCGACGGACACCGACTTCTGCCCGCCGGTGGCGGATTGCCGGTCGCCGTCCATCCCGCGCAGGTAGAAGTGGTCGGTCTGGGTCTTCATGCCCTCGGTGCCGCCGGTCTCCACCAGCACCTGGGCGTAGCCCCGCCACTGCGACCAGCTCTTGTCCTTCTCCTTGACCAGCCCGTTCGGCTCGTCGTAGTGCCAAGCTCCGCCACCCTGGTAGTGATACTCGGTGATCTGGTCCGGGGATTTGCCGGTGCGGTCGGTCTGGATGACCTTGGTGGTCACGTACTTGTTGAACCAGTCGGTCTTCGACTCGGTGTAGCCGGCCGGCATCCACTTCACCGGATAGCAGCGGCGGGTGTTGGTCGCCGGGTCCGGCAGGTCGCCGATGGCGCAGTCCGGCTCGGAGTAGTTGACGTCCAGCTCGCCGCCGGACTCGTCGAACACCGACGACAGCCGGTACTTGATGAACGGCGGGATGTCGTCGGTCGGCGAGTCGATCCGGCTGGCCCTCTGCACGTAGTCGAAGGTCACCTTCGGCAGGGTGATCGCGGTGGCCCCGGCGGCCTTGCCGGTGTGCTGGATGGAGGTGAGCAGCAGCGACCGGTCGATGTCCGCCTCACCCCAGGTGTGGCCGAACGACCAGGAGTCGACGTCCTGGTAGCCGGCCCCGTCGGAGGTGATGAGCTGGGTGGTGACCGCGTCCAGGCGTTTGCGGGTCCAGAAGGTCGGGGTCGCCGAGCCGTGCCCGTCGGTGCAGTCCTGGCCCGAGGTGCAGTTCATGTCCCAGGGCACGTCGGGCCAGTAGTCGGGGTGCGTGCCGATCTGCGCGGGGTCGCAGTCGAAGGTGGCATCGGGGATGCAGCGTTCGACGTTGTCGAACAGCACCCGCGCGGGGGCCTTCGTCGAGTAGAGCGAATCCGAACGCTGCCCGTACTCGATACGGTCAAGATAGCCGCCCCGCACGTAGACGGTGCCCTTGGCCGGGTCCAGGTCCCGGCCGTAGTAGTTGGTCTCCTTGCCATACCAGTACGACATGGCGTTGCCGTGCGGGTCCACGACGTAGTCCAGGTTCCACCGCCACGCCTGCTGGCACCACGAGGAGTCGAAGTTGTCGCCGTGGCACGGCTCGCCGGAGTCGTTGCCGTACACCGGCTCGGTCCAGGTCGAGTCCGTGGTGGGGTCGTCGGTCGACCAGCCGGGCAGCCGGTTGCGGCCGAAGTAGTAGCGGGTGCCGTCCGGGGTGGTCGCCACCCAGTATTCGCCGTCGTCGTCGCCGTTGGTGCCGCCGGTCGCCTTCTCGAACCGGGTGCCGTCGTCGTCCTTGAGACGCCACGTACCGTCGGAATCGGGTATCAGCTGGCCGGAGTGGCCGTTCCAGTCCAGCGTCGCGT
This genomic interval carries:
- a CDS encoding RHS repeat-associated core domain-containing protein; the protein is MLVLAAASVTLVLAGNLMQAPSVRAEDHHSLPTVHEREHPVAGHALSKVKPRRIDPLVKKGKAHPAVVWPKAGTATVSLPTAAHASRTGTDEPGQVRRAGQTVVQVGKPAAGHSATAGSVRVHVLGRTVAKHAKVDGVLLTVSRTDADTAGRVEVRVDYSGFAAAYGGDYAGRLRLTRLPACVLTTPTVPKCRKATDLRSRNDGSQQTVSAVVTAEPASGTSALQDMTVLALASSSSGAKGDYGATSLSPGSSWQTSIQTGSFSWSYPLRVPAVPGNVTPDLALGYSSGAVDGATSATNNQVSWLGQGFDMWPGYIERSYKSCSDDGAPEGPYGNKPVDRCWDYDNATLDWNGHSGQLIPDSDGTWRLKDDDGTRFEKATGGTNGDDDGEYWVATTPDGTRYYFGRNRLPGWSTDDPTTDSTWTEPVYGNDSGEPCHGDNFDSSWCQQAWRWNLDYVVDPHGNAMSYWYGKETNYYGRDLDPAKGTVYVRGGYLDRIEYGQRSDSLYSTKAPARVLFDNVERCIPDATFDCDPAQIGTHPDYWPDVPWDMNCTSGQDCTDGHGSATPTFWTRKRLDAVTTQLITSDGAGYQDVDSWSFGHTWGEADIDRSLLLTSIQHTGKAAGATAITLPKVTFDYVQRASRIDSPTDDIPPFIKYRLSSVFDESGGELDVNYSEPDCAIGDLPDPATNTRRCYPVKWMPAGYTESKTDWFNKYVTTKVIQTDRTGKSPDQITEYHYQGGGAWHYDEPNGLVKEKDKSWSQWRGYAQVLVETGGTEGMKTQTDHFYLRGMDGDRQSATGGQKSVSVDDGEGDTFTDHDAYSGLQYKLVQHDGVGGAVLSKTVTKPWSHATASHTYSWGTLTAQLTGSSGAESWTALADGTWQHTQTDETHDTTTGAVTQTTDYGDTSTAADNRCTRIDYAQNTTAWMLTYPKRVETVAVACDATPSRPDDVLSDLRTYYDGHTLDAAPTTGEVTKTEKIASYTDSTPTYVSAGTDTYDAYGRQISSTDVAGRTETTSYTETHGLTTKIITTSPPAVAGDASTEQSITSTIDPTIGQATEQIDQNGKKTDLVYDALGRLLKVWLPNTRMGANSPNYEYSYRFAEGDIVAVGSRHITPAGGQTPWSYTLYDGWMRERQTQQVGADGGRLIADTFYNSTGKVSKTYDPYYSTGAPSTVLFGVDQVGNVETQHANTYDGAGRLTAERWLVGSSGTDTATEKWRTSYSYTGNSVSVTPPAGGTPTTTISNAHGQQTEIRTYLGADPTGTYQSTTYTYTAAGKLATVTDPSGSVLSHSYDLRGREIEQNDPDSGKTSYSYNDLDQLVSTTDARGKKIVYSYDGLDRKTAEHSGSATGDLIATWTYDTLAKGTLSSSTRYSNGDAYTTKVNAYDNLYQPLRQTITIPESEGALAGSYQFNTTYNLDSTVRSTGSPAAGDLPAEAIVYGYDDLARPITSKGLSTYVTATHYSPTNQLDQLVLSAGGKQVGETYSYEYGTRRLAEARVDVQDIPGVPRDAKYGYNDAGDITSIADVSKYGTDTQCFSYDHLRRLTQAWTQNTATCDATPSSDAVGGVAPYWHTYSYNTTGDRTQLVDHATGTGDTDSTTTYTYNPDSPQPHALQSTSTTSGALTESTSYTYDADGNTTSRTIGSNTQTLDWTIDGRLSTATSQSSGDSTNYVYDTDGNRLVQHTATDATLYLPGMELRLDYATSAVTGTRYYSFAGRQIAQRTASGVQLLATDAQNTAVESIDASGNITRRYYTPFGQPRGDGGGTWPGTHGFIAGVDDPATGLVHLGAREYDPDLGRFISPDPIVDVTDAQQANGYAYANDSPVSNTDPSGTRAAALHNGGYCGKKCRRTEVDPDWGNTTVGNTSITVQRNGDGSSTLGGTLDVPNTVDAEWLAWGINRRMQLWLYHHPNGVMTEADLLQMAIDTCATEMASKVMTCGNGPGSFMQGMHLRLNEIEFVNKHGSYASEDDIANFKATQRAGEAGAGVDGGGASGGADEGGRGRGGKSRGGDSRGGKSSAMAPRDGRGRSGACHSHSFPTGTKVVRADGSAVAIDKIKIGDRIRNAAPGAKHSQTHRVDRVIVTHHDRRLVELTVAAPHGLQTVSATPTHLFWDAGRDQWVPASHLKPGDLLQTTGGHKLRITATHTRTNTGVTYDLTIHNLHTYYVLVGIAPVLVHNSGCDEWAAEFKKQNGGEIKTFYGPGGKELPMGPYRPKGPGTPELDEPWFHHTVVVRDGKVYDQWHPKGIGIDEYKTRFDYAEDIDFGF